The proteins below come from a single Carassius carassius chromosome 11, fCarCar2.1, whole genome shotgun sequence genomic window:
- the LOC132152369 gene encoding acyl-CoA-binding protein-like, protein MSEAEFQKAAEEVKRLKTKPTDAEVMEIYGLYKQATLGDVDMARPGMFDFAGKTKWDAWNAKKGMSKDDALKAYIAKVEELKGIYGI, encoded by the exons GCTGAGTTTCAGAAAGCAGCAGAGGAGGTCAAACGGCTGAAAACGAAACCAACGGACGCTGAGGTGATGGAAATCTATGGTCTATACAAACAGGCCACCTTAGGAGATGTTGACATGG cccGACCGGGCATGTTCGATTTTGCTGGCAAGACCAAATGGGATGCCTGGAATGCCAAGAAAG GTATGAGTAAGGATGATGCATTGAAAGCATACATCGCCAAGGTAGAGGAGCTGAAGGGGATATACGGAATCTAA
- the LOC132152679 gene encoding voltage-dependent calcium channel gamma-like subunit yields the protein MTAIKIRVGAVPRGKSTPLFLDLFCRGLIILCTFLSVILSSIAVCDGHWLLAGRRMLGLWYFCSLEEQQGSVLGSQSFKASSNCTRHLEEAGVDGLGVGLAACRSVITLAVVSAIFGLELLVMSQASEGRDSGQRWTLGAWLVLLAGLMAAGGVATFVLLLGASATLFGFTLTFWCQFTATFLFFLNGMAARHIQHIEPLLLSGHPDKL from the exons ATGACGGCAATAAAAATCAGG GTCGGGGCTGTTCCACGTGGGAAGTCCACTCCTCTTTTTCTAGACTTATTTTGCCGCGGTCTTATTATCCTGTGTACATTTCTGTCTGTCATCCTCTCATCTATTGCTGTGTGTGATGGTCACTGGCTGCTCGCCGGCCGCCGTATGTTGGGCCTGTGGTATTTCTGCTCACTGGAGGAGCAGCAGGGCTCTGTGTTGGGGTCCCAGAGTTTTAAAGCATCCTCTAACTGCACTAGACACCTGGAGGAGGCAGGGGTGGATGGTCTGGGCGTGGGCTTGGCTGCGTGTCGTTCTGTGATTACTCTGGCTGTGGTCAGTGCCATATTCGGGCTTGAGTTGCTTGTGATGTCACAGGCCAGCGAAGGGAGGGACTCCGGTCAACGCTGGACCCTCGGGGCATGGCTGGTGCTGCTGGCGGGTTTGATGGCTGCCGGAGGGGTCGCAACTTTTGTACTCCTGTTAGGGGCATCTGCAACGCTCTTTGGGTTTACTCTGACCTTCTGGTGCCAGTTCACTGCCACCTTCCTGTTCTTCCTCAATGGAATGGCAGCACGGCACATCCAGCATATTGAACCGCTGCTGCTCAGTGGACATCCTGACAAACTGTAG